In Citrus sinensis cultivar Valencia sweet orange chromosome 2, DVS_A1.0, whole genome shotgun sequence, a single genomic region encodes these proteins:
- the LOC102614121 gene encoding serine/threonine-protein kinase BLUS1 isoform X4 yields MDLVVEKRFPVDAKDYRLYEEVGEGVSATVYRALCIPLNEIVAIKVLDLEKCNNDLDGIRREVQTMRVTNHPNVLRAHCSFTTGHCLWVVMPYMAGGSCLHIMKSAYPEGFEEPVIATLLRETLKALVYLHFHGHIHRDVKAGNILIDSNGAIKLADFGVSACMFDAGDRQRSRNTFVGTPCWMAPEVMQQLHGYDFKADIWSFGITALELAHGHAPFSKYPPMKVLLMTLQNAPPGLDYERDKRFSKSFKELVTACLVKDPKKRPTAEKLMKHHFFKHARSNDFLARSIVDNLAPLGERFRMLKAKEADLLVQNKALYEDKEQLSQQEYIRGISAWNFNLEDLKSQAALIQDYDCMSNAEDPNSSGKQNHADVEVPAERLSTESGNHSNATTSQDDGFNNLHDLESSLASFPIKPLQALKGCFDVGEDDEGATSPSWKGTAHLDTDQFLSKGSLGAIDQESGRNEGENSGRSSSLPRHVILEHKKFLSGSLIPDNAFSSKKAVGEADRDSLQPKNQSERNYSGPLLYRQRRDTNNLPSEDTSEGAVVQRKGRFKVTSAELSPKGPINSIFSPVSGGSMSPTTPNFTAASLLPSLQFILQQNTMQREEIIRLIKYAEETSGKHAESADAGTNDLLQVTPASTKEKELQSQMITLQQRIASIAEELQRQKIKNAQLEKQLHAVVGEDGKMRKVNEA; encoded by the exons ATGGATCTTGTTGTGGAGAAACGGTTTCCTGTTGATGCAAAAGACTATAGGTTATATGAAGAAGTTGGTGAAGGAGTCAGCGCCACTGTCTACAGGGCTCTCTGCATTCCACTTAATGAAATAGTAGCTATCAAGGTTCTTGATCTGGAAAAGTGCAATAATGACTTA GATGGTATTAGGCGAGAGGTGCAAACCATGAGAGTGACTAATCATCCTAATGTATTAAGGGCCCATTGCTCTTTCACTACGGGTCATTGCCTTTGGGTTGTGATGCCATACATGGCAGGGGGATCCTGTCTTCATATAATGAAATCAGCATATCCAGAAGGTTTTGAAGAGCCTGTTATTGCAACGTTGTTGCGTGAGACCCTCAAAGCTCTAGTTTATCTCCATTTCCACGGGCATATCCATAGAGATGTGAAG GCtggaaatattttaattgattctaATGGTGCGATCAAGTTAGCAGACTTTGGTGTATCAGCATGCATGTTTGATGCTGGAGATAGGCAACGTTCCAGAAATACTTTTGTTGGAACTCCATGCTG GATGGCTCCTGAAGTTATGCAGCAATTGCATGGATATGACTTTAA AGCAGATATCTGGTCATTTGGAATAACAGCATTGGAACTCGCTCATGGGCATGCCCCCTTTTCGAAGTATCCACCAATGAAA GTTTTGTTGATGACCTTACAAAATGCACCTCCAGGTCTTGATTATGAAAGAGACAAGAGGTTCTCAAAG TCTTTTAAAGAGTTGGTAACAGCTTGCCTAGTGAAGGATCCTAAAAAACGTCCAACAGCAGAAAAGCTAATGAAACACCATTTTTTCAAACACGCACGTTCAAATGATTTTCTGGCTCGTTCCATTGTCGATAATCTTGCTCCATTAGGTGAACGTTTCAGGATGCTGAAG GCAAAAGAGGCTGATCTACTTGTGCAAAATAAGGCTCTCTATGAGGATAAAGAGCAATTATCACAG CAAGAGTACATAAGAGGAATAAGTGCCTGGAATTTCAACCTTGAGGATTTAAAAAGTCAGGCTGCCCTT ATCCAGGATTATGATTGTATGTCAAATGCAGAAGATCCCAATAGTAGTGGGAAGCAAAACCATGCTGATGTTGAGGTTCCAGCAGAAAGGCTGTCCACAGAGAGTGGTAATCATTCAAATGCTACAACAAGTCAGGAC GATGGCTTCAATAATCTTCATGATTTGGAGAGTTCGCTTGCCTCATTTCCTATCAAACCTCTTCAAGCACTAAa AGGTTGTTTCGATGTTGGTGAGGACGATGAGGGTGCAACTAGTCCTAGTTGGAAAGGCACCGCTCATTTAGATACTGATCAGTTTCTTTCAAAGGGGTCTTTGGGAGCCATAGACCAAGAATCTGGAAGAAACGAGGGTGAGAATTCAGGGCGAAGTAGCTCTTTACCACGTCATGTAATTCTTgagcataaaaaatttttgagCGGTTCACTAATACCTGATAATGCATTTTCTTCTAAGAAGGCTGTTGGTGAAGCTGATAG ggATTCTCTGCAGCCAAAAAATCAATCTGAGCGAAACTATAGTGGACCACTGTTGTATCGCCAGAGAAGAGATACAAATAACCTTCCATCTG AAGATACATCAGAAGGAGCAGTTGTCCAACGTAAAGGACGCTTTAAAGTTACTTCAGCAGAACTGAGCCCCAAG GGACCTATTAACAGCATCTTTAGCCCAGTTAGTGGAGGCTCAATGAGTCCAACTACCCCAAATTTTACAGCTGCCTCACTTCTCCCATCCCTGCAATTCATTTTGCAACAAAACACCATGCAAAGA GAAGAAATTATTAGACTGATCAAGTATGCGGAAGAAACCTCTG GTAAGCATGCAGAGTCGGCTGATGCTGGAACTAATGACCTCTTGCAg GTAACTCCTGCTTCTACAAAGGAAAAGGAGCTGCAGTCTCAGATGATTACTTTGCAACAGAG AATTGCGAGCATTGCTGAAGAATTGCagagacaaaaaataaaaaatgctcAG TTAGAAAAACAATTGCATGCAGTGGTCGGTGAAGACGGAAAGATGAGAAAAGTAAACGAAGCTTGA
- the LOC102614121 gene encoding serine/threonine-protein kinase BLUS1 isoform X2 — protein sequence MDLVVEKRFPVDAKDYRLYEEVGEGVSATVYRALCIPLNEIVAIKVLDLEKCNNDLDGIRREVQTMRVTNHPNVLRAHCSFTTGHCLWVVMPYMAGGSCLHIMKSAYPEGFEEPVIATLLRETLKALVYLHFHGHIHRDVKAGNILIDSNGAIKLADFGVSACMFDAGDRQRSRNTFVGTPCWMAPEVMQQLHGYDFKADIWSFGITALELAHGHAPFSKYPPMKVLLMTLQNAPPGLDYERDKRFSKSFKELVTACLVKDPKKRPTAEKLMKHHFFKHARSNDFLARSIVDNLAPLGERFRMLKAKEADLLVQNKALYEDKEQLSQQEYIRGISAWNFNLEDLKSQAALIQDYDCMSNAEDPNSSGKQNHADVEVPAERLSTESGNHSNATTSQDDGFNNLHDLESSLASFPIKPLQALKGCFDVGEDDEGATSPSWKGTAHLDTDQFLSKGSLGAIDQESGRNEGENSGRSSSLPRHVILEHKKFLSGSLIPDNAFSSKKAVGEADRDSLQPKNQSERNYSGPLLYRQRRDTNNLPSEDTSEGAVVQRKGRFKVTSAELSPKGPINSIFSPVSGGSMSPTTPNFTAASLLPSLQFILQQNTMQREEIIRLIKYAEETSGKHAESADAGTNDLLQVTPASTKEKELQSQMITLQQRFNYDGRIASIAEELQRQKIKNAQLEKQLHAVVGEDGKMRKVNEA from the exons ATGGATCTTGTTGTGGAGAAACGGTTTCCTGTTGATGCAAAAGACTATAGGTTATATGAAGAAGTTGGTGAAGGAGTCAGCGCCACTGTCTACAGGGCTCTCTGCATTCCACTTAATGAAATAGTAGCTATCAAGGTTCTTGATCTGGAAAAGTGCAATAATGACTTA GATGGTATTAGGCGAGAGGTGCAAACCATGAGAGTGACTAATCATCCTAATGTATTAAGGGCCCATTGCTCTTTCACTACGGGTCATTGCCTTTGGGTTGTGATGCCATACATGGCAGGGGGATCCTGTCTTCATATAATGAAATCAGCATATCCAGAAGGTTTTGAAGAGCCTGTTATTGCAACGTTGTTGCGTGAGACCCTCAAAGCTCTAGTTTATCTCCATTTCCACGGGCATATCCATAGAGATGTGAAG GCtggaaatattttaattgattctaATGGTGCGATCAAGTTAGCAGACTTTGGTGTATCAGCATGCATGTTTGATGCTGGAGATAGGCAACGTTCCAGAAATACTTTTGTTGGAACTCCATGCTG GATGGCTCCTGAAGTTATGCAGCAATTGCATGGATATGACTTTAA AGCAGATATCTGGTCATTTGGAATAACAGCATTGGAACTCGCTCATGGGCATGCCCCCTTTTCGAAGTATCCACCAATGAAA GTTTTGTTGATGACCTTACAAAATGCACCTCCAGGTCTTGATTATGAAAGAGACAAGAGGTTCTCAAAG TCTTTTAAAGAGTTGGTAACAGCTTGCCTAGTGAAGGATCCTAAAAAACGTCCAACAGCAGAAAAGCTAATGAAACACCATTTTTTCAAACACGCACGTTCAAATGATTTTCTGGCTCGTTCCATTGTCGATAATCTTGCTCCATTAGGTGAACGTTTCAGGATGCTGAAG GCAAAAGAGGCTGATCTACTTGTGCAAAATAAGGCTCTCTATGAGGATAAAGAGCAATTATCACAG CAAGAGTACATAAGAGGAATAAGTGCCTGGAATTTCAACCTTGAGGATTTAAAAAGTCAGGCTGCCCTT ATCCAGGATTATGATTGTATGTCAAATGCAGAAGATCCCAATAGTAGTGGGAAGCAAAACCATGCTGATGTTGAGGTTCCAGCAGAAAGGCTGTCCACAGAGAGTGGTAATCATTCAAATGCTACAACAAGTCAGGAC GATGGCTTCAATAATCTTCATGATTTGGAGAGTTCGCTTGCCTCATTTCCTATCAAACCTCTTCAAGCACTAAa AGGTTGTTTCGATGTTGGTGAGGACGATGAGGGTGCAACTAGTCCTAGTTGGAAAGGCACCGCTCATTTAGATACTGATCAGTTTCTTTCAAAGGGGTCTTTGGGAGCCATAGACCAAGAATCTGGAAGAAACGAGGGTGAGAATTCAGGGCGAAGTAGCTCTTTACCACGTCATGTAATTCTTgagcataaaaaatttttgagCGGTTCACTAATACCTGATAATGCATTTTCTTCTAAGAAGGCTGTTGGTGAAGCTGATAG ggATTCTCTGCAGCCAAAAAATCAATCTGAGCGAAACTATAGTGGACCACTGTTGTATCGCCAGAGAAGAGATACAAATAACCTTCCATCTG AAGATACATCAGAAGGAGCAGTTGTCCAACGTAAAGGACGCTTTAAAGTTACTTCAGCAGAACTGAGCCCCAAG GGACCTATTAACAGCATCTTTAGCCCAGTTAGTGGAGGCTCAATGAGTCCAACTACCCCAAATTTTACAGCTGCCTCACTTCTCCCATCCCTGCAATTCATTTTGCAACAAAACACCATGCAAAGA GAAGAAATTATTAGACTGATCAAGTATGCGGAAGAAACCTCTG GTAAGCATGCAGAGTCGGCTGATGCTGGAACTAATGACCTCTTGCAg GTAACTCCTGCTTCTACAAAGGAAAAGGAGCTGCAGTCTCAGATGATTACTTTGCAACAGAG atttaattatgatGGTAGAATTGCGAGCATTGCTGAAGAATTGCagagacaaaaaataaaaaatgctcAG TTAGAAAAACAATTGCATGCAGTGGTCGGTGAAGACGGAAAGATGAGAAAAGTAAACGAAGCTTGA
- the LOC102614121 gene encoding serine/threonine-protein kinase BLUS1 isoform X3 codes for MDLVVEKRFPVDAKDYRLYEEVGEGVSATVYRALCIPLNEIVAIKVLDLEKCNNDLDGIRREVQTMRVTNHPNVLRAHCSFTTGHCLWVVMPYMAGGSCLHIMKSAYPEGFEEPVIATLLRETLKALVYLHFHGHIHRDVKAGNILIDSNGAIKLADFGVSACMFDAGDRQRSRNTFVGTPCWMAPEVMQQLHGYDFKADIWSFGITALELAHGHAPFSKYPPMKVLLMTLQNAPPGLDYERDKRFSKSFKELVTACLVKDPKKRPTAEKLMKHHFFKHARSNDFLARSIVDNLAPLGERFRMLKAKEADLLVQNKALYEDKEQLSQQEYIRGISAWNFNLEDLKSQAALIQDYDCMSNAEDPNSSGKQNHADVEVPAERLSTESGNHSNATTSQDDGFNNLHDLESSLASFPIKPLQALKGCFDVGEDDEGATSPSWKGTAHLDTDQFLSKGSLGAIDQESGRNEGENSGRSSSLPRHVILEHKKFLSGSLIPDNAFSSKKAVGEADRDSLQPKNQSERNYSGPLLYRQRRDTNNLPSAEDTSEGAVVQRKGRFKVTSAELSPKGPINSIFSPVSGGSMSPTTPNFTAASLLPSLQFILQQNTMQREEIIRLIKYAEETSGKHAESADAGTNDLLQVTPASTKEKELQSQMITLQQRIASIAEELQRQKIKNAQLEKQLHAVVGEDGKMRKVNEA; via the exons ATGGATCTTGTTGTGGAGAAACGGTTTCCTGTTGATGCAAAAGACTATAGGTTATATGAAGAAGTTGGTGAAGGAGTCAGCGCCACTGTCTACAGGGCTCTCTGCATTCCACTTAATGAAATAGTAGCTATCAAGGTTCTTGATCTGGAAAAGTGCAATAATGACTTA GATGGTATTAGGCGAGAGGTGCAAACCATGAGAGTGACTAATCATCCTAATGTATTAAGGGCCCATTGCTCTTTCACTACGGGTCATTGCCTTTGGGTTGTGATGCCATACATGGCAGGGGGATCCTGTCTTCATATAATGAAATCAGCATATCCAGAAGGTTTTGAAGAGCCTGTTATTGCAACGTTGTTGCGTGAGACCCTCAAAGCTCTAGTTTATCTCCATTTCCACGGGCATATCCATAGAGATGTGAAG GCtggaaatattttaattgattctaATGGTGCGATCAAGTTAGCAGACTTTGGTGTATCAGCATGCATGTTTGATGCTGGAGATAGGCAACGTTCCAGAAATACTTTTGTTGGAACTCCATGCTG GATGGCTCCTGAAGTTATGCAGCAATTGCATGGATATGACTTTAA AGCAGATATCTGGTCATTTGGAATAACAGCATTGGAACTCGCTCATGGGCATGCCCCCTTTTCGAAGTATCCACCAATGAAA GTTTTGTTGATGACCTTACAAAATGCACCTCCAGGTCTTGATTATGAAAGAGACAAGAGGTTCTCAAAG TCTTTTAAAGAGTTGGTAACAGCTTGCCTAGTGAAGGATCCTAAAAAACGTCCAACAGCAGAAAAGCTAATGAAACACCATTTTTTCAAACACGCACGTTCAAATGATTTTCTGGCTCGTTCCATTGTCGATAATCTTGCTCCATTAGGTGAACGTTTCAGGATGCTGAAG GCAAAAGAGGCTGATCTACTTGTGCAAAATAAGGCTCTCTATGAGGATAAAGAGCAATTATCACAG CAAGAGTACATAAGAGGAATAAGTGCCTGGAATTTCAACCTTGAGGATTTAAAAAGTCAGGCTGCCCTT ATCCAGGATTATGATTGTATGTCAAATGCAGAAGATCCCAATAGTAGTGGGAAGCAAAACCATGCTGATGTTGAGGTTCCAGCAGAAAGGCTGTCCACAGAGAGTGGTAATCATTCAAATGCTACAACAAGTCAGGAC GATGGCTTCAATAATCTTCATGATTTGGAGAGTTCGCTTGCCTCATTTCCTATCAAACCTCTTCAAGCACTAAa AGGTTGTTTCGATGTTGGTGAGGACGATGAGGGTGCAACTAGTCCTAGTTGGAAAGGCACCGCTCATTTAGATACTGATCAGTTTCTTTCAAAGGGGTCTTTGGGAGCCATAGACCAAGAATCTGGAAGAAACGAGGGTGAGAATTCAGGGCGAAGTAGCTCTTTACCACGTCATGTAATTCTTgagcataaaaaatttttgagCGGTTCACTAATACCTGATAATGCATTTTCTTCTAAGAAGGCTGTTGGTGAAGCTGATAG ggATTCTCTGCAGCCAAAAAATCAATCTGAGCGAAACTATAGTGGACCACTGTTGTATCGCCAGAGAAGAGATACAAATAACCTTCCATCTG CAGAAGATACATCAGAAGGAGCAGTTGTCCAACGTAAAGGACGCTTTAAAGTTACTTCAGCAGAACTGAGCCCCAAG GGACCTATTAACAGCATCTTTAGCCCAGTTAGTGGAGGCTCAATGAGTCCAACTACCCCAAATTTTACAGCTGCCTCACTTCTCCCATCCCTGCAATTCATTTTGCAACAAAACACCATGCAAAGA GAAGAAATTATTAGACTGATCAAGTATGCGGAAGAAACCTCTG GTAAGCATGCAGAGTCGGCTGATGCTGGAACTAATGACCTCTTGCAg GTAACTCCTGCTTCTACAAAGGAAAAGGAGCTGCAGTCTCAGATGATTACTTTGCAACAGAG AATTGCGAGCATTGCTGAAGAATTGCagagacaaaaaataaaaaatgctcAG TTAGAAAAACAATTGCATGCAGTGGTCGGTGAAGACGGAAAGATGAGAAAAGTAAACGAAGCTTGA
- the LOC102614121 gene encoding serine/threonine-protein kinase BLUS1 isoform X1, which translates to MDLVVEKRFPVDAKDYRLYEEVGEGVSATVYRALCIPLNEIVAIKVLDLEKCNNDLDGIRREVQTMRVTNHPNVLRAHCSFTTGHCLWVVMPYMAGGSCLHIMKSAYPEGFEEPVIATLLRETLKALVYLHFHGHIHRDVKAGNILIDSNGAIKLADFGVSACMFDAGDRQRSRNTFVGTPCWMAPEVMQQLHGYDFKADIWSFGITALELAHGHAPFSKYPPMKVLLMTLQNAPPGLDYERDKRFSKSFKELVTACLVKDPKKRPTAEKLMKHHFFKHARSNDFLARSIVDNLAPLGERFRMLKAKEADLLVQNKALYEDKEQLSQQEYIRGISAWNFNLEDLKSQAALIQDYDCMSNAEDPNSSGKQNHADVEVPAERLSTESGNHSNATTSQDDGFNNLHDLESSLASFPIKPLQALKGCFDVGEDDEGATSPSWKGTAHLDTDQFLSKGSLGAIDQESGRNEGENSGRSSSLPRHVILEHKKFLSGSLIPDNAFSSKKAVGEADRDSLQPKNQSERNYSGPLLYRQRRDTNNLPSAEDTSEGAVVQRKGRFKVTSAELSPKGPINSIFSPVSGGSMSPTTPNFTAASLLPSLQFILQQNTMQREEIIRLIKYAEETSGKHAESADAGTNDLLQVTPASTKEKELQSQMITLQQRFNYDGRIASIAEELQRQKIKNAQLEKQLHAVVGEDGKMRKVNEA; encoded by the exons ATGGATCTTGTTGTGGAGAAACGGTTTCCTGTTGATGCAAAAGACTATAGGTTATATGAAGAAGTTGGTGAAGGAGTCAGCGCCACTGTCTACAGGGCTCTCTGCATTCCACTTAATGAAATAGTAGCTATCAAGGTTCTTGATCTGGAAAAGTGCAATAATGACTTA GATGGTATTAGGCGAGAGGTGCAAACCATGAGAGTGACTAATCATCCTAATGTATTAAGGGCCCATTGCTCTTTCACTACGGGTCATTGCCTTTGGGTTGTGATGCCATACATGGCAGGGGGATCCTGTCTTCATATAATGAAATCAGCATATCCAGAAGGTTTTGAAGAGCCTGTTATTGCAACGTTGTTGCGTGAGACCCTCAAAGCTCTAGTTTATCTCCATTTCCACGGGCATATCCATAGAGATGTGAAG GCtggaaatattttaattgattctaATGGTGCGATCAAGTTAGCAGACTTTGGTGTATCAGCATGCATGTTTGATGCTGGAGATAGGCAACGTTCCAGAAATACTTTTGTTGGAACTCCATGCTG GATGGCTCCTGAAGTTATGCAGCAATTGCATGGATATGACTTTAA AGCAGATATCTGGTCATTTGGAATAACAGCATTGGAACTCGCTCATGGGCATGCCCCCTTTTCGAAGTATCCACCAATGAAA GTTTTGTTGATGACCTTACAAAATGCACCTCCAGGTCTTGATTATGAAAGAGACAAGAGGTTCTCAAAG TCTTTTAAAGAGTTGGTAACAGCTTGCCTAGTGAAGGATCCTAAAAAACGTCCAACAGCAGAAAAGCTAATGAAACACCATTTTTTCAAACACGCACGTTCAAATGATTTTCTGGCTCGTTCCATTGTCGATAATCTTGCTCCATTAGGTGAACGTTTCAGGATGCTGAAG GCAAAAGAGGCTGATCTACTTGTGCAAAATAAGGCTCTCTATGAGGATAAAGAGCAATTATCACAG CAAGAGTACATAAGAGGAATAAGTGCCTGGAATTTCAACCTTGAGGATTTAAAAAGTCAGGCTGCCCTT ATCCAGGATTATGATTGTATGTCAAATGCAGAAGATCCCAATAGTAGTGGGAAGCAAAACCATGCTGATGTTGAGGTTCCAGCAGAAAGGCTGTCCACAGAGAGTGGTAATCATTCAAATGCTACAACAAGTCAGGAC GATGGCTTCAATAATCTTCATGATTTGGAGAGTTCGCTTGCCTCATTTCCTATCAAACCTCTTCAAGCACTAAa AGGTTGTTTCGATGTTGGTGAGGACGATGAGGGTGCAACTAGTCCTAGTTGGAAAGGCACCGCTCATTTAGATACTGATCAGTTTCTTTCAAAGGGGTCTTTGGGAGCCATAGACCAAGAATCTGGAAGAAACGAGGGTGAGAATTCAGGGCGAAGTAGCTCTTTACCACGTCATGTAATTCTTgagcataaaaaatttttgagCGGTTCACTAATACCTGATAATGCATTTTCTTCTAAGAAGGCTGTTGGTGAAGCTGATAG ggATTCTCTGCAGCCAAAAAATCAATCTGAGCGAAACTATAGTGGACCACTGTTGTATCGCCAGAGAAGAGATACAAATAACCTTCCATCTG CAGAAGATACATCAGAAGGAGCAGTTGTCCAACGTAAAGGACGCTTTAAAGTTACTTCAGCAGAACTGAGCCCCAAG GGACCTATTAACAGCATCTTTAGCCCAGTTAGTGGAGGCTCAATGAGTCCAACTACCCCAAATTTTACAGCTGCCTCACTTCTCCCATCCCTGCAATTCATTTTGCAACAAAACACCATGCAAAGA GAAGAAATTATTAGACTGATCAAGTATGCGGAAGAAACCTCTG GTAAGCATGCAGAGTCGGCTGATGCTGGAACTAATGACCTCTTGCAg GTAACTCCTGCTTCTACAAAGGAAAAGGAGCTGCAGTCTCAGATGATTACTTTGCAACAGAG atttaattatgatGGTAGAATTGCGAGCATTGCTGAAGAATTGCagagacaaaaaataaaaaatgctcAG TTAGAAAAACAATTGCATGCAGTGGTCGGTGAAGACGGAAAGATGAGAAAAGTAAACGAAGCTTGA